Proteins found in one Campylobacter concisus genomic segment:
- a CDS encoding UbiX family flavin prenyltransferase produces MKKIVFAATGASGARLFLKLVKAAKDSCEAHVIVSKNAMKVLEAEENLRLNLDELGVKIYDDEDLSAGPASGSFGTDAMIIAPCSTNTLAKVANGISDTLITRAASVALKERQALVLGVREMPFSAIALSQMQLLSSLGAIIAPPVLGYYADIKSLSDMENFIIGKWLDALKIENNLYKRWQI; encoded by the coding sequence ATGAAAAAGATAGTATTTGCAGCCACTGGAGCAAGCGGAGCTAGACTCTTTTTAAAGCTTGTCAAGGCTGCCAAAGATAGTTGCGAGGCGCACGTCATAGTTAGTAAAAATGCTATGAAGGTCTTAGAAGCTGAAGAAAATTTGAGGCTAAATTTAGATGAACTTGGCGTAAAAATTTATGATGATGAAGACCTTAGCGCAGGTCCAGCTTCTGGCTCATTTGGCACGGATGCTATGATCATAGCGCCCTGCTCTACCAACACTCTAGCAAAAGTTGCAAATGGCATAAGCGACACACTCATCACAAGAGCTGCAAGTGTCGCGCTAAAAGAGAGACAAGCCCTAGTTTTGGGCGTTAGAGAGATGCCATTTTCTGCGATCGCACTCTCTCAGATGCAGCTGCTCTCATCTCTTGGAGCTATCATCGCACCCCCAGTTTTAGGCTACTACGCAGACATAAAGAGCCTTTCTGATATGGAGAATTTCATCATCGGCAAGTGGCTTGATGCCTTAAAAATCGAAAATAATCTTTACAAAAGGTGGCAAATTTGA
- the flgA gene encoding flagellar basal body P-ring formation chaperone FlgA, producing the protein MYCVLNDQISLSTFGFEGEDNEILNLEGKRAAKIDSKRLYEILTANFKTYNDKSGGSVAFVKNCSIMDEIQMQFLRSISDEYPGISISDLSISPQNKIPVNFKELVLKNIFLGDQNSQKGTFRASFEDVDLSLKSIYFKFSFNAKMPAFIAINSINTNHILSLLDYQPTMIEFGKWPKDALSNSNSLALITKVHIKSGEILTKRQFNAINLVKKGQMLNAVLSEDGVKIIAEVKALEDGNLGDMIKIRTKDNKILQATVSGKDEAVIR; encoded by the coding sequence TCACTTAGTACTTTTGGCTTTGAAGGCGAAGACAATGAAATTTTAAACTTAGAGGGCAAAAGAGCTGCCAAGATAGATAGCAAAAGACTCTATGAAATTCTAACAGCAAATTTTAAAACATATAATGACAAAAGCGGTGGAAGCGTTGCTTTTGTGAAAAACTGCTCTATTATGGATGAGATTCAAATGCAATTTTTAAGATCAATTAGCGATGAATATCCTGGTATCAGCATAAGCGATCTTAGCATCAGCCCACAAAATAAGATTCCAGTAAATTTCAAAGAACTCGTCCTAAAAAATATCTTTTTAGGTGATCAAAATAGTCAAAAAGGTACATTTAGAGCATCATTTGAGGATGTTGATCTGAGTCTAAAAAGTATCTATTTTAAATTTAGCTTTAATGCTAAAATGCCAGCCTTCATAGCAATAAATTCAATAAATACAAACCATATTTTAAGCCTACTTGACTATCAGCCAACGATGATTGAGTTTGGCAAATGGCCAAAAGATGCACTTTCTAACTCAAATAGCTTAGCTCTTATAACAAAAGTGCATATAAAAAGCGGTGAAATTTTAACCAAGCGTCAGTTTAACGCCATAAATTTAGTCAAAAAAGGTCAAATGCTAAATGCAGTTTTGAGCGAGGATGGCGTTAAGATAATAGCTGAAGTAAAGGCACTTGAGGATGGAAATTTAGGTGATATGATAAAGATAAGAACAAAAGATAATAAAATTTTACAGGCCACAGTTTCAGGTAAAGACGAGGCAGTGATAAGATGA